From the genome of Pelodiscus sinensis isolate JC-2024 chromosome 12, ASM4963464v1, whole genome shotgun sequence, one region includes:
- the IL34 gene encoding interleukin-34 isoform X1 — protein sequence MQLGYAPVFYLAAVLGLEAAMQRECTIIQALQDKLAYQRRLQYMKHNFPINYTVNVHFQEVLRPANITSLRVQRVGEPSLRFLWVSVNVQVLKKVLAVLPEKHPSWEYARDLFHLFEHLEEEYNSYDQGNVDALVWDVVEQGLFANAGSSWKAVRPKALLDNCAKVMWLLYGALCR from the exons ATGCAGCTGGGCTACGCGCCCGTCTTCT ATCTGGCGGCtgtcctggggctggaggctgccaTGCAGAGGGAATGCACCATCATCCAGGCGCTGCAGGACAAGCTGGCCTATCAGCGACGGCTCCAGTACATG AAACACAATTTCCCCATCAACTACACCGTGAACGTCCATTTCCAGGAGGTTCTGAGGCCGGCCAATATTACCAGCCTG CGGGTCCAGCGCGTGGGGGAGCCGTCCCTGCGCTTCCTGTGGGTCAGCGTCAACGTCCAGGTGCTGAAGAAGGTCTTGGCCGTGCTGCCGGAGAAGCACCCATCCTGGGAGTACGCCCGGGACCTCTTCCATCTCTTTGAACATCTGGAGGAGGAGTACAACAGCTACGACcag GGCAACGTGGACGCGCTGGTCTGGGACGTGGTGGAGCAGGGGCTGTTCGCCAATGcggggagcagctggaaggccgTGCGGCCCAAAGCCCTGCTAGATAACTGCGCCAAGGTCATGTGGCTGCTGTACGGCGCGCTGT GCCGGTAG
- the IL34 gene encoding interleukin-34 isoform X2: MQLGYAPVFYLAAVLGLEAAMQRECTIIQALQDKLAYQRRLQYMKHNFPINYTVNVHFQEVLRPANITSLRVQRVGEPSLRFLWVSVNVQVLKKVLAVLPEKHPSWEYARDLFHLFEHLEEEYNSYDQGNVDALVWDVVEQGLFANAGSSWKAVRPKALLDNCAKVMWLLYGALCE, translated from the exons ATGCAGCTGGGCTACGCGCCCGTCTTCT ATCTGGCGGCtgtcctggggctggaggctgccaTGCAGAGGGAATGCACCATCATCCAGGCGCTGCAGGACAAGCTGGCCTATCAGCGACGGCTCCAGTACATG AAACACAATTTCCCCATCAACTACACCGTGAACGTCCATTTCCAGGAGGTTCTGAGGCCGGCCAATATTACCAGCCTG CGGGTCCAGCGCGTGGGGGAGCCGTCCCTGCGCTTCCTGTGGGTCAGCGTCAACGTCCAGGTGCTGAAGAAGGTCTTGGCCGTGCTGCCGGAGAAGCACCCATCCTGGGAGTACGCCCGGGACCTCTTCCATCTCTTTGAACATCTGGAGGAGGAGTACAACAGCTACGACcag GGCAACGTGGACGCGCTGGTCTGGGACGTGGTGGAGCAGGGGCTGTTCGCCAATGcggggagcagctggaaggccgTGCGGCCCAAAGCCCTGCTAGATAACTGCGCCAAGGTCATGTGGCTGCTGTACGGCGCGCTGTGTGAGTAG